The following coding sequences are from one Pelmatolapia mariae isolate MD_Pm_ZW linkage group LG4, Pm_UMD_F_2, whole genome shotgun sequence window:
- the LOC134626819 gene encoding 4-galactosyl-N-acetylglucosaminide 3-alpha-L-fucosyltransferase 9-like translates to MASGSFTGVLRPLLLSILVLGCFVTLLLIYFKPYEGWLSGPVESDQVKNLIPPNSEKNATIVLIWLWPFGSKFDLSICSSLFEIDNCFITADRNLYYKSHGVIIHHRDIRGDLSNLPQLQRPSFQKWIWMNFESPTHSSKLSGIEKLFNLTLNYRQDANIGVPSGTIVPAEGEENFVPPSKNKLVCWIVSNWNPQHDRVKYFNELQKHVKVHAYGRAFGKHISDNDLMPTITSCKFYLSFENSVHKDYITEKLFNPLSVGTVPVVLGPTRQNYEKIVQGDAFIHVDDFSSPKDLADYLLLLDNNEEMYLKYFEWRRHFKVKKVQFPVEHACLTCDYLRRNKEYKAFNDLDKWFWGS, encoded by the coding sequence ATGGCATCTGGATCTTTCACTGGAGTCCTGCGACCCCTTCTCCTCAGTATACTTGTACTGGGATGCTTTGTGACTCTGttactgatttattttaaaCCTTATGAAGGCTGGTTATCAGGTCCTGTAGAGTCAGATCAGGTGAAGAACCTCATCCCCCCCAATAGTGAGAAGAATGCCACCATTGTGCTGATCTGGCTCTGGCCCTTTGGCAGTAAGTTTGACCTCAGCATCTGCAGCTCTCTCTTTGAAATTGATAACTGCTTCATCACAGCAGACAGGAACCTCTACTATAAGTCACATGGGGTCATCATCCATCACAGAGACATCAGGGGTGACCTGTCCAATCTGCCGCAGCTGCAGCGGCCATCTTTTCAGAAGTGGATATGGATGAACTTTGAGTCGCCGACACATTCATCCAAACTGTCTGGGATAGAGAAGCTGTTCAATCTGACTCTCAACTATCGTCAGGATGCAAACATTGGAGTGCCTTCTGGGACCATCGTACCAGCAGAGGGGGAGGAGAATTTTGTACCACCCAGTAAAAACAAGCTGGTCTGCTGGATAGTGAGCAACTGGAACCCACAGCACGACCGTGTGAAATATTTCAATGAGCTGCAGAAACATGTTAAGGTCCATGCATATGGACGAGCCTTTGGAAAGCACATTTCTGACAATGACCTCATGCCAACCATCACCAGCTGCAAGTTCTATCTGTCCTTTGAGAACTCCGTCCACAAAGATTACATTACTGAGAAACTATTCAACCCACTCTCAGTAGGAACAGTGCCAGTGGTTCTGGGCCCGACCAGGCAGAACTATGAGAAGATTGTCCAGGGAGACGCCTTCATTCATGTCGATGACTTCAGCTCACCCAAGGACCTGGCTGATTACCTGCTGCTTCTGGACAATAATGAGGAAATGTACCTCAAGTACTTTGAGTGGAGGCGACACTTTAAAGTAAAGAAGGTCCAATTTCCGGTAGAACACGCATGCCTGACTTGTGATTATTTGCGTAGGAACAAAGAATACAAGGCATTCAATGACCTTGATAAGTGGTTCTGGGGCAGCTAG